The region TCACCACGTTCGGCGGCGGCGTGGGGGTGCCCTGCCTGATGCGCTGGCCGGGCCGCGTGCCCGCCGGTCGCGTGACGGATGAACTCGTGACCACGATGGACCTCTACGTGTCCTTCGCGCGCCTCGCCGGGGCTTCGCTGCCGTCAGCAAAGATCGACGGCACGGACCTCACGCCCCTTCTGCTCGGCCAAAAAGGGGCGAAGGGCCGCGACGCGTTTTGGTTCTACTCCGGCGAGGAATTGCACGCCGTCCGGGTTGGCGATTGGAAGCTGCACTTGCCGCACGAGTATCTCACCGTCGCCGCCGCGCCGGGACGCGGCGGCAAGCCGTCGACCTGGGAGAACATGAAACCGCAGGCCATCGAAGTCTCCGGCATTCGCGGCATCGCCAGCCGGCATGGCTATCGCGTCGACAAGCTCGGACTGGCGCTTTACGACCTCAAGCGTGATCCCGGCGAAACCCGCGACCTAGCCGGCGCGCATCCCGACATCGTGACGCGCCTGCAAGCAGAAGCAGCCAGGGCTCGCGCTGATCTCGGCGACTCGTTAACCGGCGTTCGCGCGACGCACGCGCGGCCCGCGGGTAATGTGACTGTTTCAGAAGGTCCGGGTGAAAAACCCGCGACGCCAATGAAATCATCAGTTAATACAGGACCATGATTCTCCGAGAATCGTGCCCCGATAGGCTTTGGCGGTCTGCGAATGTCCAGCGCGCGCCGAGGGTCGGAAACTGCGCTCATTGATGAACTGGCCGACAACCATTGTTGTATTGCTGCTGGCGGTGCGCGCGGGCTTCGCGGCGACGCCAGTCAAACCGGACTTCAACCGGGACGTGCGGCCCATCCTCTCGGAGAACTGCTTCTACTGCCACGGCCAGGATCCGAATCATCGCAAGGCCGACCTTCGCCTGGACGACCGCGAGACGGCGTTGAAGCTCAAGGCGATTGTTCCGGGCAAACCCGGCGAAAGCGAACTGGTGCGGCGCATCTTCGCCACGGACGACGATTTGATGCCTCCCGAGAAGTCGCATCGCACGCTGACGGCGGCACAGAAGGAGACCTTAAAACACTGGGTCGCGTCCGGCGCGGAGTATCAAGCGCACTGGGCCTACCAGACGCCGGTGCGCCCGGCGGTTCCAGCGGTGAAGAACAAGCCGTGGGCGCGCAATGACCTCGACCGTTTCGTGCTCGCGAAGCTGGAGCAGGAAGAATTCAAGCCGTCGCCCGAGGCGGATCGCGCCACGCTCATCCGCCGGCTCTCCATTGATCTCGTGGGCCTCCCGCCGACGCCGGAGGAAGTGGACGCCTTCCTCGCGGACCCGCGGCCCGACGCCTACGAGCAGTTGGTGGAGCGGCTGCTGGCCTCGCCGCATTA is a window of Verrucomicrobiota bacterium DNA encoding:
- a CDS encoding DUF1549 domain-containing protein; this encodes MNWPTTIVVLLLAVRAGFAATPVKPDFNRDVRPILSENCFYCHGQDPNHRKADLRLDDRETALKLKAIVPGKPGESELVRRIFATDDDLMPPEKSHRTLTAAQKETLKHWVASGAEYQAHWAYQTPVRPAVPAVKNKPWARNDLDRFVLAKLEQEEFKPSPEADRATLIRRLSIDLVGLPPTPEEVDAFLADPRPDAYEQLVERLLASPHYGERLALPWLDAARYADSNGFQQDGDSFQWLWRDWLVRALNADVPFDQFSIEQLAGDLLPKATPEQKLATAFNRNHLLNGEGGAIAEEQRFVAMFDRVDTTATTWLGLTMACAQCHDHKYDPMTQRDYYGMMALF